The following coding sequences lie in one Lolium perenne isolate Kyuss_39 chromosome 2, Kyuss_2.0, whole genome shotgun sequence genomic window:
- the LOC127329851 gene encoding autophagy-related protein 18d-like yields the protein MASLSATVATKGQLAHVAFSSDASHLVACTSSGLRVFSCDKLVELVFYRRNGTGDEVTCAELLTESNLAAVIRSPNDTDGAADVYGVRFMEWRREEGDGAGCQRRRGQKQRQTSVATKTLDTPGLGAVGGLRLLGDHMLVAGEKKAVLVVNGDGDPQDKEERTTGPNPLGLCALATDQKTLVYALPREEKGAVQVCRSGCPDTVDVHAHDSSVACIALSPDGRLLATAGSKGTLVRIFSADDGSKLQELRRGTDRADIHCIVFSPDSKWLAVSSDKATVHVFRVADSADLASSTTPQSGAEQKLNAPEEGGQAAPAAAPPAESLPASASLPGAKASKGSSLSFLKGYLPSYFSSEWSLAQFRLPEGVKYSVAFEPKNNNTILIIGTNGSFYRCQFDPENAGDMVQLLHRKFMKIN from the exons ATGGCGTCCCTCTCCGCGACGGTGGCCACCAAAGGTCAGCTTGCCCACGTCGCCTTCAGCAGCGACGCCTCCCACCTCGTCGCGTGCACGAGCAGCGGGCTGCGCGTCTTCTCCTGCGACAAGTTGGTCGAGCTCGTCTTCTACAGACGCAACGGCACCGGCGACGAGGTGACCTGCGCCGAGCTGCTCACGGAGTCCAACCTGGCCGCCGTGATCCGGAGCCCGAACGACACCGACGGCGCCGCCGACGTATACGGGGTCCGCTTTATGGAGTGGCGACGCGAAGAAGGCGACGGCGCTGGTTGTCAACGGCGTCGCGGACAGAAACAGAGACAGACTTCGGTGGCCACGAAGACGCTGGATACCCCCGGCCTCGGCGCCGTGGGCGGGCTCCGCCTTCTCGGTGACCACATGCTCGTCGCCGGCGAGAAGAAGGCGGTGCTGGTTGTCAACGGCGACGGAGATCCCCAGGATAAGGAGGAGAGGACGACGGGGCCTAACCCGCTGGGGCTGTGCGCGCTGGCGACCGACCAGAAGACGCTCGTGTACGCGCTGCCGCGGGAGGAGAAGGGCGCCGTGCAGGTGTGCCGGAGCGGCTGTCCCGACACCGTCGACGTGCACGCGCACGATTCCAGCGTCGCGTGCATCGCGCTGTCCCCCGACGGCCGACTGCTCGCCACCGCCGGCAGCAAGGGCACGCTCGTGCGCATCTTCAGCGCCGATGACGGTTCCAAGCTACAAGAG CTCAGGAGAGGCACGGACAGAGCAGACATCCACTGCATCGTCTTCTCCCCGGACTCCAAATGGCTCGCCGTGTCCAGCGACAAGGCAACGGTGCACGTCTTCAGGGTCGCCGACTCAGCAGACCTGGCCAGCTCTACTACGCCACAATCTGGGGCTGAACAAAAACTGAATGCACCAGAGGAAGGCGGCCAAGCTGCTCCAGCGGCGGCACCGCCGGCGGAATCTCTGCCTGCGTCGGCATCTCTCCCCGGCGCAAAAGCTAGCAAGGGTTCATCACTATCATTCTTGAAAG GCTACTTGCCGAGCTACTTCAGTTCGGAGTGGTCGCTGGCTCAGTTCCGGCTCCCCGAAGGCGTCAAGTACTCGGTGGCGTTCGAGCCGAAAAATAACAACACCATTCTCATCATCGGCACCAACGGAAG CTTCTACCGGTGCCAGTTCGACCCCGAGAACGCAGGCGACATGGTGCAGCTGTTGCACAgaaaattcatgaagatcaactaG
- the LOC127328329 gene encoding autophagy-related protein 18d-like translates to MGHGPWAMNESVRLRSSNPSVMASTSSSAAAAGVVVADAAAPDPLVHVAFNQQGTHFVAATETGFHVFSCEPLERVMHRSGPTVTSPGGMVSSAELLTRSQLAVVTSRPNEDDAINFWNGMCKEGKVASVTSSHHRTVGGIRLQGEYMLVAGEEKARLYFGGSREKDVRRRRTPGSVDVRAHDSAVACIALSRDGRLLATAGTRGTLVRVFSTADGSKLQELRRGTDRATIHCIAFSPDSKWLAVTSDKTTVHVFRLADLDLPSSSPEDGGDFVLLPASPMTSPSAKQGSSLSFLKGYLPTYFSSEWSFAHFRVRKATKYSIAFDQQSPNTITIVGVDTSFYRCEFDPVKGGAMRELKYYRNFMHAATE, encoded by the exons ATGGGCCATGGGCCATGGGCCATGAACGAGTCAGTAAGA CTTCGATCGAGTAACCCATCGGTCATGGCGTCTACGTCTTCGTCCGCGGCCGCGGCCGGAGTAGTCGTAGCCGACGCCGCGGCCCCGGATCCGCTGGTCCACGTCGCCTTCAACCAGCAAGGCACGCACTTCGTGGCGGCCACGGAAACCGGGTTCCACGTCTTCTCCTGCGAGCCGCTCGAGCGCGTCATGCACCGGTCCGGCCCCACGGTCACCTCGCCCGGCGGCATGGTGTCCTCCGCCGAGCTGCTCACGCGGTCGCAGCTGGCCGTCGTGACGAGTCGGCCGAACGAAGACGACGCGATCAACTTCTGGAACGGCATGTGCAAGGAGGGGAAGGTCGCCTCGGTCACGAGCTCGCACCATAGAACGGTGGGCGGGATCCGCCTGCAGGGGGAGTACATGCTCGTCGCCGGCGAGGAGAAGGCGAGGCTGTACTTCGGCGGCAGCAGGGAGAAGGAC GTCCGGCGGCGACGCACACCCGGTAGCGTCGACGTGCGCGCGCACGACTCGGCCGTGGCGTGCATCGCGCTGTCCCGTGACGGCCGGCTGCTCGCCACCGCCGGCACCCGGGGCACGCTCGTGCGCGTCTTCAGCACCGCCGACGGTTCGAAGCTGCAAGAG CTAAGGAGAGGCACTGACAGAGCGACCATCCACTGCATCGCCTTCTCCCCGGACTCTAAATGGCTGGCCGTCACCAGCGACAAGACGACGGTGCACGTTTTCAGGCTCGCGGACTTGGACCTACCAAGCTCGTCACCGGAGGACGGGGGAGATTTCGTGCTCCTGCCCGCATCACCGATGACATCTCCTTCTGCAAAACAGGGCTCATCCCTGTCTTTCCTGAAAG GCTACCTACCGACCTATTTCAGTTCAGAGTGGTCGTTCGCCCATTTCAGAGTTCGTAAAGCCACCAAGTACTCCATCGCCTTTGATCAGCAAAGCCCCAACACCATTACCATCGTAGGCGTCGACACAAG CTTCTACCGGTGCGAGTTCGACCCCGTGAAAGGAGGCGCCATGCGTGAGCTGAAATACTACAGGAACTTCATGCATGCTGCTACCGAGTAA